A region from the Caldicellulosiruptor naganoensis genome encodes:
- a CDS encoding PIN domain-containing protein, producing MKDSNYQFVDTNILVYAYDKSAGEKHKVAKQIVEKLWKERNGALSTQVLQEFFVVVTKKVKNPLSFESASQIISDLKLWKVATIEVKDILEAIKLSQRYKISLWNALILCSAINLGCSVIWSEDLNSGQYFEKIKVVNPFCL from the coding sequence ATGAAAGACAGTAACTATCAATTTGTTGACACAAATATTTTGGTGTATGCATATGATAAATCTGCTGGAGAAAAACACAAAGTTGCTAAACAAATTGTGGAGAAACTTTGGAAAGAAAGAAATGGTGCTCTGAGCACTCAAGTTCTTCAAGAGTTTTTTGTTGTTGTTACAAAAAAGGTTAAAAATCCTTTAAGTTTTGAAAGCGCTTCTCAAATCATATCAGACTTAAAGTTATGGAAGGTAGCCACAATTGAAGTAAAAGATATTTTAGAAGCTATCAAGCTTTCACAAAGATATAAAATATCTTTGTGGAATGCTTTGATACTTTGCAGCGCTATAAATTTGGGATGTTCAGTAATATGGAGTGAAGACTTAAATTCTGGGCAGTATTTTGAGAAAATAAAAGTAGTAAATCCATTTTGTCTTTAA
- a CDS encoding DUF6364 family protein, with protein MRKYQNITLSLPKELIQKIKHIAVERNTSISALLTSLLEELVNREESYQKIYLQHLKLLEEGFDLGTGGAITWRREDLYERQ; from the coding sequence ATGCGTAAATATCAGAACATTACTTTGTCTCTTCCTAAGGAACTAATTCAAAAGATAAAACATATTGCTGTTGAAAGGAATACATCTATTTCTGCGCTGCTTACAAGCTTGTTAGAAGAGCTTGTAAATAGAGAGGAGTCATATCAAAAGATTTATCTACAGCATCTTAAGCTTTTAGAAGAAGGATTTGACCTTGGAACAGGTGGAGCAATCACTTGGAGGAGAGAAGATTTATATGAAAGACAGTAA
- the eno gene encoding phosphopyruvate hydratase, whose amino-acid sequence MKVDLSITAVKAREILDSRGNPTVEVEVVVNDEFVGRAAVPSGASTGMFEAVELRDGDKKRYMGKGVLKAVENVNEVIAPEIIGMNALNQVEIDRLMIELDGTENKSKLGANAILGVSLAVAKAAANALGLPLYQYIGGVNAKYLPVPMMNILNGGKHADNSVDLQEFMIMPVGAKSFSEALRMCAETFHQLRNVLKARGYNTTVGDEGGFAPNLKSNEEPLEVIVEAIEKAGYTPGKDIAIALDPATSELYNEEDGKYHFEREGKVRTKEEMVEFWVKLVEKYPIVSIEDGVAEEDWEGWKMLTEALGSKIQLVGDDLFVTNTKRLAKGIELGVANSILIKLNQIGTLTETLEAIEMANRAGYTAVVSHRSGETEDTTIADLVVAVNAGQIKTGAPSRTDRVAKYNQLLRIEEELGSVAVYPGMNAFFNLKKK is encoded by the coding sequence AGGTAGAGCTGCTGTTCCATCAGGTGCGTCCACAGGTATGTTTGAGGCTGTTGAGCTCAGAGATGGTGACAAAAAAAGATATATGGGTAAAGGGGTTCTCAAAGCAGTTGAAAATGTAAATGAGGTTATTGCACCAGAGATTATTGGAATGAATGCTTTAAACCAAGTTGAGATTGACAGGCTTATGATTGAGCTTGATGGAACAGAGAACAAGAGCAAGCTTGGTGCAAACGCAATTTTGGGTGTATCTTTGGCAGTTGCAAAGGCAGCAGCAAACGCACTTGGCCTTCCACTGTATCAATACATTGGTGGTGTCAACGCAAAATACTTGCCTGTGCCAATGATGAATATCTTAAACGGTGGTAAGCATGCTGACAACTCTGTCGATTTGCAAGAGTTTATGATAATGCCTGTTGGTGCAAAATCTTTTAGTGAAGCGCTCAGGATGTGTGCTGAGACATTCCATCAATTAAGAAATGTATTGAAGGCAAGAGGTTACAACACAACAGTGGGCGATGAAGGTGGATTTGCACCAAACTTGAAGTCTAACGAAGAGCCATTGGAAGTGATTGTTGAGGCAATCGAAAAAGCTGGTTATACTCCAGGTAAAGATATAGCAATAGCGCTTGACCCTGCAACATCTGAGCTTTACAATGAAGAAGATGGAAAGTATCATTTCGAGAGAGAAGGTAAAGTTAGAACAAAAGAAGAAATGGTAGAATTCTGGGTAAAACTTGTTGAAAAGTATCCGATTGTATCAATTGAAGACGGTGTTGCTGAAGAGGACTGGGAAGGTTGGAAAATGCTTACTGAAGCACTTGGCAGCAAAATTCAGCTTGTGGGTGATGATTTGTTTGTTACAAACACAAAGAGGCTTGCAAAGGGAATTGAGCTTGGTGTTGCAAACTCAATATTAATTAAGCTCAACCAGATAGGAACACTTACAGAAACTTTAGAAGCAATTGAGATGGCAAATAGAGCAGGCTACACTGCAGTTGTATCCCATAGATCAGGTGAGACAGAAGATACAACAATTGCTGACCTTGTTGTTGCAGTAAATGCTGGTCAGATAAAGACAGGTGCACCGTCAAGGACAGACAGAGTAGCAAAATACAACCAGCTATTGAGAATCGAAGAAGAACTTGGTAGCGTTGCCGTATATCCTGGAATGAACGCATTCTTTAACTTGAAGAAAAAATAA